The following are from one region of the Hymenobacter radiodurans genome:
- the rpe gene encoding ribulose-phosphate 3-epimerase: MTSTRRLAPLLAPSLLAADFANLQFEIERLAGSAADWLHCDIMDGRFVPNISFGIPVLQAIGRHAKQPLDVHLMIEDPQNYLAAVRDAGATNITVHYEACPHLHRVIQQIKALGCRAGVALNPHTPVWLLEDIAADLDVVCVMSVNPGFGGQAFIPNTLRKVAALKELLVDSGSSALIEIDGGVSRDNAAALVEAGADVLVAGNFVFGSPDPVATLADLRAHLSESELLEDESEESLNA, from the coding sequence ATGACTTCTACCCGCCGCCTAGCCCCATTACTGGCTCCTTCGCTGCTCGCCGCCGATTTTGCCAACCTGCAATTTGAAATCGAGCGCCTTGCTGGTAGCGCCGCCGACTGGTTGCACTGCGATATTATGGATGGTCGGTTTGTGCCGAATATCTCTTTTGGAATACCAGTATTGCAGGCCATTGGCCGTCATGCCAAGCAGCCGCTCGATGTGCACTTGATGATTGAGGATCCCCAGAATTATCTGGCCGCCGTCCGCGACGCGGGTGCAACTAACATCACGGTGCATTATGAAGCTTGCCCACATTTACACCGTGTGATTCAGCAAATCAAAGCATTAGGCTGCCGGGCGGGCGTGGCGCTCAATCCGCATACGCCGGTGTGGCTGCTTGAGGATATTGCCGCCGATCTGGACGTAGTGTGCGTGATGTCGGTAAACCCAGGTTTTGGCGGGCAGGCGTTTATTCCCAATACGCTACGTAAAGTAGCCGCACTGAAGGAGTTGCTGGTGGATAGCGGCTCTTCGGCTCTGATTGAGATTGATGGCGGCGTGAGCCGCGACAACGCCGCCGCTTTGGTAGAAGCCGGCGCTGATGTGCTGGTGGCTGGCAACTTTGTGTTTGGCTCGCCCGACCCCGTAGCTACGCTGGCTGACCTGCGTGCGCACTTGAGCGAAAGCGAGCTGCTGGAGGATGAATCGGAGGAGAGCCTGAACGCCTAA
- a CDS encoding RES family NAD+ phosphorylase, which translates to MEVYRICLAEYAQDLYASGNRGRWNSKGHFVIYTASSRALACLENVVHRGGEGLNQRFKVLVVQIPDDLAVETITLEQLPPNWHKTRNYSLCQPLGDAWYERKTAPVLRVPSSIIASEFNYILHARHPDFARIRISSREEFAFDPRIKAENQE; encoded by the coding sequence GTGGAAGTATACCGTATTTGCTTGGCGGAGTACGCCCAGGATTTATACGCCTCAGGCAACCGCGGGCGCTGGAATTCCAAGGGCCATTTCGTCATTTATACGGCCAGCAGTCGGGCGCTGGCGTGCTTGGAAAACGTAGTGCACCGGGGCGGCGAGGGGCTAAATCAACGATTCAAAGTACTCGTTGTGCAGATTCCGGACGACTTGGCTGTAGAGACTATTACGCTGGAACAATTGCCCCCCAACTGGCACAAAACCCGCAACTATTCCCTCTGTCAGCCCTTGGGCGACGCGTGGTATGAACGCAAAACGGCACCTGTGCTGCGGGTGCCGTCTTCCATTATCGCCAGCGAGTTCAACTACATTCTACACGCCCGCCACCCCGACTTTGCCCGGATCCGCATTAGCAGTCGGGAGGAGTTTGCCTTCGACCCACGGATCAAAGCGGAGAATCAAGAATAA
- the parS gene encoding type II RES/Xre toxin-antitoxin system antitoxin — MSSIATTRKASGLANLPMAGSELTALKKVVKDSFSLVMAARQGVSAATAIAVAGLLHLHPEQLADILNITTKTLRTYRQEQKNLNPAHSEQTLKLLALHLRGQQVFGEADAFVRWLEKPSYGLDEQVPLTLLETSGGIDLVLEELDRIAYGDLA; from the coding sequence ATGAGCAGCATAGCAACAACTCGCAAAGCAAGTGGACTCGCCAATCTTCCCATGGCTGGGTCGGAGCTGACGGCGCTTAAGAAAGTGGTAAAGGATTCCTTTTCTTTGGTGATGGCGGCGCGGCAAGGTGTTTCGGCCGCTACGGCTATTGCAGTGGCCGGCTTGCTTCATCTACACCCCGAGCAGCTTGCTGATATTCTCAACATCACCACCAAAACCTTGCGTACCTACCGCCAAGAGCAGAAAAACCTGAACCCTGCCCACAGCGAGCAGACTCTGAAGCTGCTCGCTCTGCATCTGCGCGGGCAGCAGGTATTTGGCGAAGCGGATGCCTTTGTCCGGTGGCTCGAAAAGCCTTCCTACGGTCTCGATGAGCAAGTGCCGCTCACATTGCTAGAAACCAGCGGCGGCATTGATCTAGTGCTGGAAGAGTTGGATCGGATTGCCTACGGCGACTTGGCTTAA
- a CDS encoding S8 family serine peptidase produces MAQSNPGSPPQATAVVGRHLIFFRDKANSPFSITQPQAYLSARAITRRTRQNIAIQPRDLPVNPAYVAQIKAVSGVQVWYTSRWFNAAVVVCDSATLATLRKLPSVKGTQTLIRAQAAPASPIPTNPPATLPPATTTAPGRPTYGPAYGQAQMLGAVAMHDAGFRGEGIQIAVFDGGFSGVDRLPAFAPLFAEKRLLSTYNFVEHDKAVYGRNEHGTQCLSTMAANQPGLFVGTAPKASYHLLVTEDVKSEHPIEEANWLLAAEYADSVGVDIISSSLGYNDFDQPSPDYAYADLNGRTALSSRAATVAARVGILVVNSAGNEGSSPWRYVNAPADADSILTVGAVDSVLLQRAVFSSVGPTADGRIKPALAAQGRASAVMTAAGTVVNGNGTSYACPTLAGLVAGFWQANPKLTAQQVIATLQRSGSQATQPDNELGYGIPDFGRAQTLAAGTLLPVAAPAPARGQLALYPNPTRDDALFLQLTPEFQNVALRVRIIDARGRVVMEQKVPATSAQQVELRPGVLAKGAYTCSVSAGRVRRSVRFIKE; encoded by the coding sequence ATGGCCCAATCGAACCCCGGCAGTCCGCCGCAGGCGACGGCTGTGGTGGGCAGGCATTTGATATTCTTTCGCGACAAAGCCAATTCTCCGTTTAGCATAACGCAGCCTCAGGCGTATTTGTCGGCCCGCGCCATCACTCGCCGGACACGCCAGAATATTGCCATCCAGCCCCGCGACTTGCCCGTCAATCCGGCCTATGTAGCCCAGATAAAGGCGGTTTCGGGCGTGCAAGTGTGGTACACCTCACGTTGGTTCAATGCCGCCGTGGTGGTCTGCGACTCTGCTACACTGGCTACCCTCCGCAAACTGCCTTCCGTGAAGGGCACGCAAACCCTGATTCGGGCGCAGGCGGCACCTGCCTCACCTATCCCTACTAATCCACCGGCTACTCTACCGCCCGCCACTACTACGGCACCGGGACGACCTACCTACGGACCTGCGTATGGGCAAGCCCAAATGCTAGGGGCCGTGGCTATGCACGACGCTGGCTTTCGGGGAGAGGGAATCCAGATTGCCGTGTTCGATGGGGGCTTTTCGGGTGTAGACCGCCTACCGGCTTTTGCGCCGTTATTCGCGGAAAAGCGCCTACTGAGTACTTACAACTTTGTAGAACACGATAAGGCCGTTTACGGGCGTAACGAGCATGGTACGCAGTGTTTATCAACGATGGCAGCCAACCAGCCTGGTCTTTTTGTGGGCACTGCTCCTAAGGCCAGCTACCATCTGCTCGTTACGGAAGACGTTAAGTCGGAGCACCCGATTGAGGAAGCCAACTGGCTGCTGGCCGCCGAGTACGCCGATTCGGTGGGCGTGGATATCATCAGTTCTTCCCTTGGCTATAATGACTTTGATCAGCCCTCGCCCGACTACGCCTACGCCGATTTAAACGGCCGGACAGCGCTCTCGTCGCGGGCGGCTACGGTAGCGGCCCGCGTAGGTATCCTGGTAGTAAATAGCGCTGGCAACGAAGGCAGCAGCCCATGGCGCTACGTGAATGCCCCGGCCGATGCTGATTCCATCTTAACTGTGGGCGCCGTCGATTCGGTGTTGTTGCAGCGGGCTGTGTTCAGCTCCGTCGGGCCCACAGCCGATGGGCGTATCAAGCCTGCGCTCGCAGCGCAGGGGCGAGCTTCGGCTGTGATGACGGCCGCGGGTACAGTAGTCAACGGCAACGGCACTTCCTATGCGTGTCCTACGCTGGCAGGCTTGGTTGCTGGCTTTTGGCAGGCAAATCCTAAGCTGACAGCACAGCAGGTAATTGCCACTTTGCAGCGCTCCGGCTCCCAGGCAACTCAACCCGATAATGAGTTGGGGTACGGCATCCCTGATTTTGGCCGGGCGCAAACGCTCGCGGCGGGTACGCTGCTCCCCGTGGCCGCGCCAGCGCCTGCTCGCGGACAGCTAGCCCTTTACCCCAACCCGACCCGTGATGACGCATTGTTCTTGCAGCTCACGCCCGAGTTTCAAAATGTAGCACTGCGCGTACGCATCATCGACGCTCGCGGCCGGGTTGTTATGGAGCAAAAAGTGCCCGCTACTTCAGCTCAACAGGTAGAATTGAGACCCGGCGTTTTAGCCAAAGGAGCCTATACGTGTTCCGTAAGTGCTGGTCGGGTGCGCCGTTCGGTGCGCTTTATTAAGGAATAA
- the mnmA gene encoding tRNA 2-thiouridine(34) synthase MnmA encodes MTENTPSTSSARGRVLVAMSGGIDSSVAAVLLHEQGYEVVGMTMKTWDYASAGGSKKETGCCSLDSINDARQIAVELGFPHYIIDIRDEFGDFVINNFTDEYLAGRTPNPCVLCNTHIKWDALLRRADQLGCQFIATGHYANIRQENGRYVVSKGLDENKDQSYALWGVSQESLARTMFPLGGMRKTEIYDEARRRGFTELVNKPESYEICFIPDNDYRGFLKRRVEGLEARVAGGQFVLRDGTVVGTHEGYPFYTIGQRKGLGIALGFPAYVTEIRPDSNQVVLGNFDDLASTTTVVGKLNMGKYASLEGMGLVPSTTKIRYNHDGAAAFLEQIGDKVYAYFEEPVHAVTPGQAAVFYEGNDVLGGGWIERHVISDPTSQAAALAGSAL; translated from the coding sequence ATGACTGAAAACACACCTTCAACGTCGTCCGCTCGCGGGCGCGTTCTCGTCGCTATGAGCGGCGGCATTGACTCATCTGTAGCAGCTGTGCTTTTGCACGAACAGGGCTACGAAGTGGTGGGCATGACCATGAAAACCTGGGATTATGCCTCGGCGGGCGGCTCCAAAAAAGAAACCGGCTGCTGCTCCCTCGACTCCATCAACGACGCCCGTCAAATAGCCGTTGAACTCGGTTTTCCTCATTATATCATTGATATCCGGGACGAATTTGGTGACTTTGTCATCAACAACTTCACCGATGAATACCTGGCCGGCCGCACGCCTAACCCGTGCGTGCTCTGCAACACCCACATCAAATGGGATGCGCTTTTGCGCCGCGCTGATCAGCTGGGTTGCCAGTTCATCGCTACGGGTCACTATGCCAATATTCGCCAAGAAAACGGTCGCTACGTGGTGAGCAAAGGCTTAGACGAAAACAAAGATCAGTCATATGCCCTCTGGGGGGTGTCGCAGGAAAGCTTGGCGCGGACAATGTTTCCGTTGGGTGGAATGCGCAAAACTGAGATTTATGATGAAGCTCGTCGGCGCGGGTTTACTGAACTGGTCAATAAGCCGGAGAGCTACGAAATCTGCTTTATCCCTGACAATGACTACCGCGGCTTTTTGAAGCGGCGGGTGGAAGGGCTGGAGGCGCGCGTGGCTGGGGGGCAATTTGTGCTCCGCGACGGCACTGTCGTTGGTACGCATGAGGGCTATCCTTTCTATACGATTGGGCAGCGCAAAGGGCTCGGTATTGCCCTTGGTTTCCCGGCCTACGTGACCGAAATTCGACCCGATTCGAACCAAGTCGTACTTGGCAACTTCGATGATTTAGCTAGCACTACGACCGTGGTCGGCAAGCTCAATATGGGCAAGTATGCTTCGCTGGAAGGAATGGGTTTGGTGCCCTCTACCACGAAGATTCGCTATAACCACGACGGAGCCGCCGCGTTCCTCGAACAGATCGGTGACAAAGTGTATGCTTATTTTGAGGAGCCTGTTCACGCTGTTACGCCCGGTCAGGCTGCCGTTTTCTACGAAGGCAATGACGTGCTGGGTGGCGGCTGGATTGAGCGCCACGTGATATCTGATCCTACTTCTCAAGCTGCGGCGCTTGCCGGTTCAGCCCTGTAA
- a CDS encoding beta/alpha barrel domain-containing protein has translation MAKITADTYPQFSAAGLSRTKYMPRIAIAQIPYFRASPIPNWLSRLLSILLLMALLTSVLVRGINNLSDARYCAGMGADGLIFTLDPALPGAVDAATVKELAGWVAGVELIGEFDEMPVSEINRLVEECGLQRVLLHQRPEAPLSVPALLHAPLFLITSNSLRNEMLLHYSPIFPAGLGVAASLDMNDLPEARQEALAEAATQFPLWLSGAITAENVGNLLSAIQPAGLILQGGNEIKPGLRDFDELEAVFEALEEE, from the coding sequence ATGGCAAAGATAACAGCCGACACCTACCCACAGTTCAGTGCCGCCGGTTTAAGCCGTACAAAGTACATGCCGCGCATTGCAATAGCCCAGATTCCTTACTTTCGCGCTTCGCCAATTCCGAACTGGCTTTCCCGCCTGCTTTCAATACTTCTACTTATGGCTCTGCTTACTTCCGTGCTAGTGCGCGGCATTAATAACCTCTCCGACGCCCGCTATTGCGCTGGCATGGGCGCCGATGGCCTTATTTTTACCCTCGATCCGGCCCTGCCCGGCGCGGTTGATGCTGCTACCGTGAAAGAGTTGGCCGGCTGGGTAGCCGGCGTGGAGCTAATTGGGGAATTTGACGAGATGCCCGTATCCGAAATCAACCGGCTGGTAGAGGAGTGCGGTTTACAGAGAGTATTGCTGCACCAGCGCCCGGAAGCGCCACTTTCGGTGCCGGCGCTGCTGCACGCGCCCCTGTTTCTCATTACTTCCAATAGTTTGAGAAACGAAATGCTGCTCCATTACAGCCCAATTTTTCCCGCCGGCCTAGGCGTTGCTGCCTCGTTAGATATGAATGACTTACCCGAGGCCCGGCAGGAAGCTTTGGCCGAGGCGGCTACGCAGTTCCCCCTGTGGCTGAGTGGCGCCATTACCGCCGAGAATGTAGGCAACTTGTTGAGCGCTATCCAACCAGCCGGCCTCATCTTGCAAGGTGGCAACGAAATAAAGCCGGGCCTACGCGATTTCGACGAGTTGGAGGCCGTGTTTGAGGCGCTAGAAGAGGAATAA